Proteins from a genomic interval of Bombyx mori chromosome 8, ASM3026992v2:
- the LOC119628782 gene encoding uncharacterized protein LOC119628782 gives MLIKYAGPVKVFEPWVKIPKNISEDYYHYPTLASCYHRCPSKCPDTYAPVCGVAGVVAREPALMFQNHCYMDVAQCKMKWENKSPTASSSNYIESTFLFCLGDELSSLYRFLPLVRTLQRMGRLKKKGYFRYKFRNMKFFNNLLSYQPKLMG, from the exons ATGCTGATAAAATACGCGGGTCCAGTTAAAGTGTTTGAACCTTGGGTAAAAATACCGAAGAATATCTCTGAAGATTACTATCATTATCCTACTTTGGCATCGTGTTACCATAGATGTCCCAGT AAATGTCCGGATACGTATGCGCCTGTGTGCGGCGTGGCGGGCGTGGTGGCACGGGAGCCGGCTCTAATGTTCCAGAACCATTGCTACATGGATGTGGCACAATGTAAAATGAAGTGGGAAAACAAGAGCCCGACAGCCTCCAGCTCaa ATTACATTGAGTCtacatttttgttttgcttGGGCGATGAGCTGAGCAGCTTGTATCGATTCCTGCCTCTCGTCAGGACGCTGCAGCGGATGGGGCGGCTGAAGAAGAAAGGATATTTTAGATATAAGTTTAGGAATATGAAATTCTTCAACAATCTGCTATCTTATCAACCGAAGCTAATGGGATGA